From one Butyricimonas faecihominis genomic stretch:
- a CDS encoding DUF4134 domain-containing protein encodes MTKTLKKKQIILAALLLAANIQVFAQGNGMAGITEATSMVTSYFDPATKLIYAIGAVVGLIGGIKVYGKFSAGDPDTSKTAASWFGACIFLIVSATILRSFFL; translated from the coding sequence ATGACAAAGACATTGAAGAAAAAGCAAATCATCCTCGCGGCCCTCCTGCTGGCTGCCAACATCCAAGTTTTCGCGCAAGGCAACGGCATGGCGGGCATCACCGAAGCCACCAGCATGGTCACTTCCTACTTTGACCCGGCGACGAAACTCATCTACGCCATCGGCGCGGTCGTCGGGCTTATCGGAGGCATCAAGGTGTACGGCAAATTCAGCGCCGGCGACCCCGACACCTCGAAGACCGCCGCAAGCTGGTTCGGCGCGTGTATCTTCCTGATTGTAAGCGCGACCATCCTGCGCTCGTTCTTCCTCTAA
- a CDS encoding DUF4133 domain-containing protein, giving the protein MAEYPINKGIGRPVEFKGLKAQYLFLFAGGLLAAFILFIILYMAGAGQWLCIGFGAVSASSLVWLTFRLNAKYGEHGLMKLGAARMRPRHVLHRRRVSNLLRRKKKKGRNV; this is encoded by the coding sequence ATGGCTGAGTACCCCATCAACAAGGGCATCGGCCGTCCGGTGGAGTTCAAGGGCCTGAAGGCGCAGTACCTGTTCCTGTTCGCGGGCGGGCTGCTCGCCGCCTTCATCCTCTTCATCATCCTCTACATGGCAGGCGCGGGCCAGTGGCTCTGCATCGGCTTCGGCGCGGTATCCGCCTCGTCGCTCGTGTGGCTCACGTTCCGGCTGAACGCGAAGTACGGCGAACACGGGCTGATGAAGTTGGGCGCGGCACGGATGCGCCCACGCCATGTGCTCCACCGCAGACGGGTGTCCAATCTGTTAAGACGAAAAAAGAAGAAAGGAAGAAACGTATGA
- a CDS encoding DUF3408 domain-containing protein has translation MAKKLDVDIDPGKFLDSFRPEMPAPASPGSLGTDGNTSAKEARLAEKPKAKVGKDATEKEEEYLERFLHAPRIPVCSGKTAYIRKSYHERIQRIVQVIGKNGLTLSVYVDRVLEQHFREYEEVIRRLYKKNYEDIY, from the coding sequence ATGGCCAAGAAACTCGATGTCGATATTGACCCCGGCAAGTTCCTGGATTCGTTCCGTCCGGAAATGCCCGCGCCCGCCTCCCCGGGGAGCCTCGGAACAGATGGCAACACTTCCGCAAAGGAGGCCAGGCTGGCGGAAAAACCGAAAGCAAAGGTGGGCAAGGATGCCACGGAAAAGGAAGAGGAATACCTGGAACGCTTCCTCCATGCACCGAGAATCCCCGTGTGTTCGGGCAAGACCGCCTACATCCGCAAAAGCTACCACGAGCGGATACAGCGTATCGTGCAGGTCATCGGGAAGAACGGGCTTACGTTGTCGGTCTATGTGGACCGTGTGCTGGAGCAGCACTTCCGCGAATACGAGGAAGTGATCCGCCGACTTTACAAGAAAAATTACGAGGACATTTATTGA
- a CDS encoding DUF3408 domain-containing protein yields MGFFNSRMKKKGNGNPKADTPQVNNLEKADVVIHIVDDTQLEKAAVFLRYLTPRQGAHRQCIYLSREMHGKLSRIVRTLGGNGSTIGGYIENVLEEHLQTYGDDINALLRRETSQPL; encoded by the coding sequence ATGGGATTTTTCAATTCGAGAATGAAAAAGAAGGGGAATGGCAACCCGAAGGCGGACACTCCCCAAGTGAACAATCTGGAAAAGGCGGACGTAGTCATCCACATTGTGGACGACACCCAATTAGAAAAAGCGGCGGTGTTCCTCCGCTATCTGACGCCCAGACAAGGAGCGCACCGCCAGTGCATTTACCTCAGCCGTGAGATGCACGGGAAGCTGTCCCGCATTGTGCGGACACTGGGCGGGAACGGCAGCACCATTGGCGGGTACATCGAGAATGTGCTGGAAGAGCACTTGCAAACCTATGGGGACGACATCAATGCCCTGTTACGCCGTGAAACCTCGCAACCGCTCTGA
- a CDS encoding TraG family conjugative transposon ATPase — translation MRNIMKATTLESRFPLLSVEHGCIVSKDADITAAFEVELPEVYTVTAEEYEGIHATWCKAIKVLPDHSVLHKQDWYVKERYRPDLGKEGMGFLARSYEMHFNERPFLHHKCYLFLTKTTKERMRQQSNWNTLCRGHIVPKEIQDKETAVKFIEAVEQFARILNDSGHIKLRRLSDDELTGTDKETGIIGRYFALSLGNADCLEDIEMTAREMRVGDNRLCLHTLSDTEDLPAAVATDCRYERLSTDRSDCRLSFAAPLGLLLPCNHIYNQYVFIGNSDEELRRFEKTARNMQSLSRYSRQNAINREWIEEYLNEAHSQGLKSVRAHFNVMAWSDDAEELKRIKNDVGSQMASMGCVPRHNTTDCPTLFWAGIPGNAADFPAEESFHTFIEQAVCLFAGETNYKDSPSAFGIRMADRISGKPLHIDISDLPMKRGVTTNRNKFVLGPSGSGKSFFMNHLVRQYYEQGSHVVLVDTGNSYQGLCEMIHRKTKGKDGVYYTYTEDNPISFNPFYTEDKVYDIEKRESIKTLLLTLWKKDNEPATRAEEVALSNAVSQYIGRIKEDNSIVPCFNTFYEFIDTDYRKVLEDKKVREKDFDIASFLNVLEPYYKGGEYNYLLNSDKELDLLHKRFIVFEIDQIKEHAILFPVTTIIIMELFINKMRRLQGIRKMIIIEEAWKAIASANMASYVKYLYKTVRKYFGEAIVVTQEVDDIISSPIVKESIINNSDCKILLDQRKFMNRFDQIQGLLGLTEKEKSQILSINQSNDSSRRYKEVWIGLGGTQSAVYATEVSIHEYLAYTTEETEKMEVRELAGKLGSDMEAAIRQIAEKRMDEEK, via the coding sequence ATGAGAAACATCATGAAAGCCACCACGCTGGAAAGCCGCTTCCCCCTGCTTTCGGTGGAACACGGGTGCATCGTCTCGAAAGACGCGGACATCACCGCCGCCTTCGAGGTGGAGCTTCCGGAGGTCTATACCGTCACGGCGGAGGAATACGAGGGCATCCACGCCACGTGGTGCAAGGCAATCAAGGTACTGCCCGACCATTCGGTGCTGCACAAGCAAGACTGGTACGTGAAGGAACGGTACCGCCCCGACCTCGGCAAGGAGGGCATGGGCTTCCTCGCCCGCAGCTACGAGATGCACTTCAACGAGCGCCCGTTCCTGCACCACAAGTGCTACCTGTTCCTGACGAAGACTACGAAGGAGCGCATGAGGCAGCAGAGCAACTGGAATACGCTGTGCCGGGGGCATATCGTACCGAAAGAAATACAGGACAAGGAGACGGCGGTGAAGTTCATCGAGGCGGTGGAGCAGTTCGCGCGTATCCTGAACGATTCGGGGCATATCAAATTGCGCCGCCTCTCCGATGACGAGCTTACAGGCACGGACAAGGAGACGGGCATCATAGGCAGGTACTTCGCCCTGTCGCTGGGCAACGCGGACTGTCTGGAGGACATCGAGATGACGGCAAGGGAAATGCGCGTCGGCGACAACCGCCTGTGCCTGCACACCCTGTCGGACACGGAGGACCTGCCCGCAGCGGTGGCCACGGACTGCCGTTACGAAAGGCTGTCCACCGACCGCTCGGACTGCCGCCTGTCCTTCGCCGCGCCGCTGGGACTGCTGCTGCCCTGCAACCACATCTACAACCAGTATGTCTTCATCGGCAACAGCGACGAGGAACTGCGCCGCTTCGAGAAAACGGCGAGGAACATGCAGTCGCTCTCCCGGTACAGCCGCCAGAACGCCATCAACCGCGAGTGGATTGAAGAATACCTGAACGAAGCGCACTCGCAGGGGCTGAAGTCCGTCCGCGCCCACTTCAACGTGATGGCGTGGAGCGACGACGCGGAGGAGCTGAAACGCATCAAGAACGACGTGGGCAGCCAGATGGCAAGCATGGGCTGTGTGCCGCGCCACAACACGACGGACTGCCCGACGCTGTTCTGGGCGGGCATCCCCGGCAACGCGGCGGACTTCCCGGCGGAAGAGTCGTTCCACACGTTCATAGAGCAGGCGGTGTGCCTCTTCGCGGGCGAGACCAACTACAAGGACTCTCCGTCCGCCTTCGGCATCCGCATGGCGGACCGCATCAGCGGCAAGCCCCTGCACATCGACATCTCCGACCTGCCGATGAAGCGCGGCGTGACGACCAACCGCAACAAGTTCGTATTGGGTCCTTCGGGCAGCGGCAAATCGTTCTTCATGAACCATCTGGTCAGACAATACTATGAGCAAGGCTCCCATGTGGTGCTGGTCGATACGGGCAACTCCTACCAAGGGCTGTGCGAGATGATACACCGCAAGACCAAGGGAAAGGACGGGGTTTATTATACCTATACGGAGGACAACCCGATTTCCTTTAATCCGTTCTACACGGAGGACAAGGTGTATGACATCGAAAAGAGGGAAAGTATCAAGACTTTGTTGCTGACGCTGTGGAAGAAGGACAATGAGCCTGCTACCCGTGCGGAGGAGGTTGCACTTTCCAATGCCGTGTCGCAGTACATAGGACGTATTAAGGAAGACAACAGCATTGTCCCATGCTTCAACACGTTCTACGAGTTTATAGACACGGATTATCGCAAGGTATTGGAAGATAAGAAAGTGCGTGAAAAGGACTTTGACATTGCCAGTTTCCTGAATGTGCTGGAGCCGTACTACAAGGGCGGTGAATATAATTACCTGCTTAATTCGGACAAGGAACTGGACTTGCTACACAAGCGGTTCATCGTCTTTGAAATCGACCAGATAAAAGAGCACGCCATCTTGTTCCCGGTTACGACAATCATCATTATGGAGTTGTTCATCAACAAGATGCGCCGTCTGCAAGGTATCAGAAAGATGATAATAATTGAAGAGGCTTGGAAGGCGATTGCTTCGGCGAATATGGCTTCCTATGTAAAGTATCTTTATAAGACGGTCAGAAAGTATTTCGGCGAGGCAATAGTGGTGACGCAGGAGGTGGACGACATCATCAGCTCGCCCATCGTCAAGGAGTCCATCATCAACAACTCGGACTGCAAGATACTGCTCGACCAGCGGAAGTTCATGAACCGCTTCGACCAGATACAGGGATTGCTGGGGCTGACGGAAAAGGAGAAGTCGCAGATACTTTCCATCAACCAGTCCAACGATTCGTCCAGACGATACAAGGAGGTGTGGATAGGCTTAGGCGGCACACAGTCGGCGGTGTACGCCACGGAGGTGTCCATACACGAATACCTTGCCTATACAACGGAGGAAACGGAGAAGATGGAAGTCCGCGAACTGGCGGGGAAGCTGGGCAGCGACATGGAAGCCGCCATACGGCAGATTGCGGAGAAACGTATGGACGAAGAAAAGTAA